CTTTGTAGGTGATACAAAAATTGATATGCAAACAGCTAAAAATGCAGGGATGATTGCTATTGGAGTTCTATGGGGATTTAGAGATGAAAAAGAGCTAAGAGATAATGGTGCAGATTTCATCGTATCAAATACAGATGAACTCTACGATATTTTAATCTCTTAGTATTTTAATCTATACTTCTAATTCAAAAAAAGTTTCATCAACTTTTTCATATTTAGCCACAGAACAAGTGATTTTTGAAGCATTATCATAATCACTAAATTCTGTTATAAATAGTTTTTTTAATTTCTCTACATCTGATGTTCTAAAAATAAAATATCCTAAGATATCATTGCTTCTTGAACCTGGTTTTTCAATACCAAAACTATCAAACTTCCAGTCTACACCTTTTGAAAAGAAAAATACTTCTTTTATTCTTTCTTTTAATTCTTTTCGTACATTATCATTAAATGATTTTAAATGAATATAAAATGCAACATTAACGTTGAATTCATCTTGAACTAGTTTTTCTATAATTGTTTTACTCATTTTTTTCCTTCTTTATTTATCTAAATTAAAAATATTACGATAATTCTCTTCTAATGGAGTTTTATCTTTATAATCAATAATATCTCCAATTTCAATATCAATTGTTAAATCTTTATCTCTTTTATTTATTGCTTCTTTTAAAATCTCATTTGCATTTGTTTTAATAAAAATAGGCAAAATAGCTAGTCTATTTTTTAAAGCAATAATTCTAGCACCCTCTTTAAAAGATGATATTGGTGTATTTTCTTTATTTCTAGTACCTTCAGGAAAGATATATATAGAGTCTCCATTTGAAGAGACCTCTTTTAATCTTTTAAAAAATGAAGACATGTTTTTAGATTCTCTATCTAAAAGAATAGAGCCAGCATTTCTTGTAAACATCCCAAAGAAAAAAGAGTTATATAACTCTTTTTTAGCAACCCAATAACCTCTAATTTTTGTATTAACTAAAGCACTTTCAATTATCAAAGGATCAATAATACTTTTATGATTTGAAATCAATAAATATTTACCATCTTGTGGTAATTTTTCTTTATTTATAACATTTACATTTATTCTTAATTTTGAAAATAAAGTACTTGAATACTCTTCCCTAAGAAGCATTTGCTTTTCTTTTGTTTTCGCATTTTTAAGAAGAAAACCAAACTTATTCGTTAAGTAAGTTGCGTAAATTGCCATTGTTATAAGTTTGAAATTCAAATATTGTCCTAATAATTTTTAAAGTGGCATTTTATCTAAATAATATATAGATATACTTATACTCTATTTTAAAAATAAAAGGTAAGTATATGAAAAATCTAAGTTTAGAATATATAGATATTTTTGATGATAATAAAACAAAAAATTTAACTTTTTCAAAACACTTGATTAATCAAAAGTTTAATGAAAATTCATTATTCGTAACTATTGTAAATGGAAAGTCAATGCAAGCTGTAATAAATCATAAAGCCCTTATAGTTTCAGATCTTTCAAATAAGACTTTAGAAGATAATGGAATATATTTACTATATTATGAAAATGAAATGTGGGTAAAACAATATGATTTAAAAAATAAAAACTTTATTTCAATAAATCCAGATTTTTCTCATTTAGTTTATAAAGAAAATGATATCAAGCTAGTTGCTAAGGTATTAATTACCTTTACAAACTTATAAAGAGTCTAAATGAATATTCAAGAAAGATTTTTACTAAAAGCAATTGAAGATAAAAACTATATTTCATTTATGTATAAAAACAAAAAATATACAAAAGTTAAAGCTCTTAAGTTAATAACAGAAGATAAACACATCCTAAAAACGCAAGAAGGTAATTTTGAATTTGATTTAATAACTAAAATTATAATTTTAAAAGAAAGGTTTTAAGTCTTTAAGAGTATAATCCGAAAAAATTAAAGGAAAAAAATGAAAAAAATTATATTAGCATCAGCACTTACAATTACTACAATCTTTGCATTTGATATTGCAAGTACGGCAAAAACTGTTGGTGGTGCAATGGGAATTACAGCAGAAAGTATTGGAACAAAGTTAGCAGCAATGGTAAAAGAAAAAGCTCCAGCTACTGCTGCTCAAGCAAAAACATATTGTACGCAAGCATCTACTTATAAGTCATTTGTAGGAATTGCAGATGATGGTATGATGGCAAAAGCTATTGATATTTGTGCTGAAAAATCAAGTGAAGGTTTAGAAGGTGCAGTTAATGATGCAAAAGACGCAGCAACAACAGAAGCTGCAAAAGCTGCAACTTCAAACTCATCTTTAATGGGTACTGCTACAAAATTATTAGGAAACTAATCACTTTTTGTCAAACTCTTTTTTAGAGTTTGACACATAAGACTATTCACTCTATTATAATTCAAAGTACAAGCATATCGTACAAAATATACTAATAATCTATTTACAAATGAAGATAATAATGATAATATCCTTTTTACAAAGCAAAAAAAGGTTTTATCATGAAAAATAATTTTTATTTTATTTTTATTTTCTTAGCAACACAATTTACACTAAATGCACAAGATTTAAGAATAAGTGTCGAACAATTATCAAAAAATATTACAGACTACAAAATTGTTGATGTGAGAAACTATGAAGATTTTTCAATTAGTCATATAAAAAACTCTCTAAACTTTCCTGTTTCAAAAAGTTATGAAAATAAAAGAGTCGATGGTAAAATTGTTAATCCAAATAAAATGCAAAAAATAGTGCGAGAACTAGGCTTAAATATTGAGGATAATATTGTTATATATGATGATGGTGTTTTTTATGATGCTTCAAGAATATTTTGGACTTTAGAAGTTTATGGATTTAAAAATGTAAAATTACTTAATGGTGGTTTTGATACATGGGAAAAGAAAAAACTTCCTATTTCTTCTGAAATACTTAAAGTTAAACCTAGTAAATATATAGCTTCAATTAATAACAATAGATTATCTACAAAATTTACAACTCAAATTGCGACAAAGAATCCAAACCAAACTGTTATTGATGCAAGAGATTATAACTCTTATATAGGTAAAAAATCAGTAGCAAAAAGATTTGGTCATATACTAAATGCCATTCATATACCAGCATATTCAAATTTAAAAAAAGAAAATAAATTATCAAAATTAAAAGAAACTACTACATTAAAAGAGTTATACAAAGATATTAACAAAGATAAGAAAATTATAATATACTGTAAAATAGGAAGAGTTGCTTCTACTAACTATTTTGCATTAAGAGAACTAGGATATAACGTTTCTAATTATGATGCTTCATGGAGAGAATGGGGTAATGATATAAATTTACCTATTACAAATAAATCAAAAGCATTAAACTAAATATGTGGACTAAATTTAGAATAAAAACACAATTAATTGTGTTTATGACTTTAATTGTAATTGTTGTGGAAGCTAGTACCTTATTTTTTATATTAAGCGTTCAAAAAAAAGAGAATCAACAAAACGCAATTACCCAAACTGACGCAATTACTCAATCTTTAAATAATGACCTTCTAAATTTTATATTAAACCCAAATGCTGATGTTTTATCTGATATAACATTTAGATTATCTGCATTTAAAGAAATAAGAGGAGTTATTCTTTATAATGAAAATAAAAAAGCAATTTTTCAATATGGAGATACGAAAGAATTAACAAAAAAACAATTATCTATTTTTGAAGAAGAGACAATATTTATAGATGAACACCTTTTTGTCAAAAAAGATATAACTGCTGATAATTATACTTTAGGTTTTGAATTGATTGATGTAGACTTATCATCTTTTAAACAAAAAGAAGAACAAATTACATATACAATACTTATAATATTTCCTTTTGCCCTACTTTTTGGATTTTTAATTAGTCTTTTTTTAAGTAAAAACTATACTAAACCTTTTATAGAACTATTAGATGCAATGAGAAAAAGTGACCCTACTAATAATAAGATTACTGCAGTCAGCACTAATGCAAATAATGAAATCAAAGAGCTATTTGATGGTTTTAATTTACAAATGAAACAAATAGAAAAGTCATC
This sequence is a window from Poseidonibacter parvus. Protein-coding genes within it:
- a CDS encoding lysophospholipid acyltransferase family protein translates to MNFKLITMAIYATYLTNKFGFLLKNAKTKEKQMLLREEYSSTLFSKLRINVNVINKEKLPQDGKYLLISNHKSIIDPLIIESALVNTKIRGYWVAKKELYNSFFFGMFTRNAGSILLDRESKNMSSFFKRLKEVSSNGDSIYIFPEGTRNKENTPISSFKEGARIIALKNRLAILPIFIKTNANEILKEAINKRDKDLTIDIEIGDIIDYKDKTPLEENYRNIFNLDK
- a CDS encoding S24 family peptidase, which codes for MKNLSLEYIDIFDDNKTKNLTFSKHLINQKFNENSLFVTIVNGKSMQAVINHKALIVSDLSNKTLEDNGIYLLYYENEMWVKQYDLKNKNFISINPDFSHLVYKENDIKLVAKVLITFTNL
- a CDS encoding sulfurtransferase, with translation MKNNFYFIFIFLATQFTLNAQDLRISVEQLSKNITDYKIVDVRNYEDFSISHIKNSLNFPVSKSYENKRVDGKIVNPNKMQKIVRELGLNIEDNIVIYDDGVFYDASRIFWTLEVYGFKNVKLLNGGFDTWEKKKLPISSEILKVKPSKYIASINNNRLSTKFTTQIATKNPNQTVIDARDYNSYIGKKSVAKRFGHILNAIHIPAYSNLKKENKLSKLKETTTLKELYKDINKDKKIIIYCKIGRVASTNYFALRELGYNVSNYDASWREWGNDINLPITNKSKALN